A region from the Longimicrobiaceae bacterium genome encodes:
- the ftsH gene encoding ATP-dependent zinc metalloprotease FtsH, with protein MADREPNTPKGSRWGRLSRQASFWVFLFLLPVLILQMMGTREKGAEQLTYSQFRRELDRQNVVRATVIAGDQMQQVQGELKAPITVPTPTGETRQVDKFTANLPGRDSEALVDQMYQSGVLVNADRPQRDWTSMFWAAFPWLIIIGVWFLILRQMQSSGNKAFQFGKSKAKLLTGDTPKVTFDDVSGADEAKYELQEIVEFLKDPKKFSRLGGRIPKGALLVGPPGTGKTLLARAVAGEAGRPFFSMSGSDFVEMFVGVGASRVRDLFEQGKAHAPCIIFIDEIDAVGRHRGAGLGGGHDEREQTLNQLLVEMDGFEANDGVILIAATNRPDVLDPALLRPGRFDRQVVVDSPDVKGREGILRVHLKKIPAAPDVNVAILARGTPGMSGADLANLVNEGALLAARKGHDCVYMADLEEAKDKVMLGAERKSMVLSDAEKKLTAYHEAGHAVVALRFPGLDPVHKVTIIPRGRALGITASLPEEDRHSYSRDYLIARLVMLFGGRVAEEMIFGAEKVTTGAGNDIERATALARRMVTQFGMSEAIGPMAIGDSEQEVFLGRDLGQRRQVSEQTAQLVDAEVKRLLDEAIETARRILRENEALMEAIALALLERETLDRDEVEMLEQGKTLPPVPLRPAVSPPPPPAPPAPRPSEDGGIGGLSPSPSFAREAARGP; from the coding sequence ATGGCCGACCGCGAACCGAACACTCCCAAGGGATCCCGCTGGGGCCGCCTTTCCAGGCAGGCCTCCTTCTGGGTCTTCCTCTTCCTGCTCCCGGTGCTGATCCTCCAGATGATGGGGACGCGCGAGAAGGGGGCGGAGCAGCTCACCTACTCCCAGTTCCGGCGCGAGCTCGACCGGCAGAACGTGGTCCGGGCGACCGTGATCGCGGGCGACCAGATGCAGCAGGTGCAGGGCGAGCTGAAGGCGCCCATCACCGTCCCCACGCCGACGGGGGAGACGCGGCAGGTCGACAAGTTCACGGCCAACCTCCCCGGCCGCGACTCCGAGGCGCTGGTGGACCAGATGTACCAGTCCGGGGTGCTCGTCAACGCGGACCGGCCGCAGCGCGACTGGACCTCGATGTTCTGGGCGGCGTTCCCCTGGCTCATCATCATCGGCGTCTGGTTCCTGATCCTGCGACAGATGCAGAGCAGCGGGAACAAGGCGTTCCAGTTCGGGAAGTCCAAGGCCAAGCTCCTCACCGGCGACACGCCCAAGGTCACCTTCGACGACGTGTCGGGCGCGGACGAGGCCAAGTACGAGCTGCAGGAGATCGTCGAGTTCCTCAAGGACCCCAAGAAGTTCTCCCGCCTGGGCGGGCGGATCCCCAAGGGCGCGCTCCTGGTGGGCCCCCCGGGAACGGGGAAGACGCTCCTCGCGCGCGCCGTCGCCGGCGAGGCGGGGCGGCCCTTCTTCTCCATGTCCGGCTCTGACTTCGTGGAGATGTTCGTGGGCGTGGGCGCCTCGCGCGTGCGCGACCTGTTCGAGCAGGGGAAGGCCCACGCGCCCTGCATCATCTTCATCGACGAGATCGACGCCGTGGGACGGCACCGCGGCGCGGGGCTGGGCGGCGGGCACGACGAGCGGGAGCAGACGCTCAACCAGCTCCTGGTGGAGATGGACGGCTTCGAGGCGAACGACGGGGTAATCCTGATCGCCGCGACCAACCGCCCGGACGTGCTGGACCCGGCGCTCCTGCGCCCCGGCCGCTTCGACCGGCAGGTGGTGGTGGACTCGCCGGACGTGAAGGGGCGCGAGGGGATCCTCCGCGTCCACCTGAAGAAGATCCCCGCCGCCCCGGACGTGAACGTGGCCATCCTGGCGCGCGGCACCCCCGGGATGAGCGGCGCCGACCTGGCGAACCTGGTCAACGAGGGCGCGCTGCTCGCGGCGCGGAAGGGGCACGACTGCGTCTACATGGCCGACCTGGAGGAGGCCAAGGACAAGGTCATGCTCGGCGCCGAGCGGAAGAGCATGGTCCTTTCGGACGCGGAGAAGAAGCTCACCGCGTACCACGAGGCGGGGCACGCCGTCGTGGCGCTCCGCTTCCCGGGGCTGGACCCGGTGCACAAGGTGACGATCATCCCCCGGGGGCGGGCGCTCGGGATCACGGCGTCGCTCCCGGAGGAGGACCGCCACTCGTACTCGCGCGACTACCTGATCGCGCGGCTGGTGATGCTCTTCGGCGGGCGTGTGGCCGAGGAGATGATCTTCGGCGCGGAGAAGGTGACCACCGGGGCGGGGAACGACATCGAGCGCGCCACCGCGCTCGCCCGCCGCATGGTGACGCAGTTCGGGATGAGCGAGGCCATCGGCCCCATGGCGATCGGCGACTCGGAGCAGGAGGTCTTCCTGGGCCGCGACCTCGGCCAGCGCCGCCAGGTCAGCGAGCAGACGGCGCAGCTCGTGGACGCCGAGGTGAAGCGCCTGCTGGACGAGGCGATCGAGACGGCCCGCCGCATCCTGCGCGAGAACGAGGCGCTGATGGAGGCCATCGCGCTGGCGCTCCTGGAGCGCGAGACGCTGGACCGCGACGAGGTGGAGATGCTGGAGCAGGGGAAGACGCTCCCGCCGGTGCCGCTGCGCCCCGCGGTCTCGCCGCCCCCGCCGCCGGCCCCCCCCGCTCCGCGCCCCTCCGAGGACGGCGGGATCGGCGGCCTGTCGCCGTCCCCCTCCTTCGCCCGCGAGGCCGCGCGCGGGCCGTGA
- the cdaA gene encoding diadenylate cyclase CdaA, with the protein MNQLMERVGFLAPDWKDLLEIAVVTAVFYRILLVLAGTRAIQMLFGLGSLVGIYFLSRILNLLLLQALLEYLFQYGAIAALVVFQPELRSALAHLGQSRLIRLFTRLEQSVVAEEIAQAVDELSRGKLGAIIAIEREVGLGEYVETGTTMQARVSAPLLTTIFTPYSPLHDGAVIIRGDTIVAAGAILPLTQFPVSDRALGTRHRAALGLSEETDALVLVVSEETSTVSLAFRGQLQRGLTHDQLVETVASHGRAAVAV; encoded by the coding sequence GTGAACCAGCTCATGGAGCGGGTCGGCTTCCTGGCCCCGGACTGGAAGGACCTCCTGGAGATCGCGGTGGTGACCGCGGTCTTCTACCGCATCCTGCTGGTCCTGGCCGGGACGCGGGCCATCCAGATGCTCTTCGGGCTGGGCTCCCTGGTCGGCATCTACTTTCTTTCCCGGATCCTCAACCTCCTCCTGCTGCAGGCCCTGCTGGAGTACCTCTTCCAGTACGGCGCCATCGCGGCGCTGGTGGTCTTCCAGCCGGAGCTGCGCAGCGCGCTCGCGCACCTGGGGCAGAGCCGCCTGATCCGGCTCTTCACCCGCCTGGAGCAGAGCGTGGTGGCGGAGGAGATCGCGCAGGCGGTGGACGAGCTGTCGCGCGGCAAGTTGGGGGCGATCATCGCCATCGAGCGCGAGGTGGGGCTGGGCGAGTACGTGGAGACCGGGACGACCATGCAGGCGCGGGTCTCGGCGCCGCTCCTGACCACGATCTTCACGCCGTACTCGCCGCTGCACGACGGCGCGGTCATCATCCGCGGCGACACCATCGTCGCGGCGGGCGCCATCCTCCCGCTGACGCAGTTCCCCGTGTCCGACCGGGCGCTGGGGACCCGCCACCGCGCCGCGCTGGGACTCTCGGAGGAGACGGACGCGCTGGTGCTGGTGGTCTCGGAGGAGACGAGCACCGTCTCGCTGGCCTTCCGCGGCCAGCTCCAGCGCGGGCTCACGCACGACCAGCTCGTGGAGACGGTCGCCTCCCACGGCCGCGCGGCGGTGGCGGTGTAG
- the folP gene encoding dihydropteroate synthase encodes MGTAPFPGSWAIRGRSLSLERPLVMGILNVTPDSFSDGGRFDAPERALARAGAMVEEGADLLDLGGESTRPGAAPVSPAEELARVLPVLRLLRKHLSVPLSVDTRRAEVARAGLAEGAEVVNDVSALADPGMGEAVADAEAGIVLMHMRGTPQTMQHDPRYGDVAAEVSQELADALERARAAGIADERIVLDPGIGFAKTAEHNLELLARLGELARLGRPLLLGPSRKAFIGTILGGIPAEERDAGTAAACVAGLLQGARIFRVHDVRTTRHALDVAEAVRRAAPVPVAP; translated from the coding sequence TTGGGCACCGCGCCGTTTCCCGGCTCCTGGGCCATCCGCGGCCGCTCCCTCTCCCTGGAGCGGCCGCTGGTCATGGGGATCCTCAACGTCACCCCCGACTCGTTCAGCGACGGCGGCCGCTTCGACGCCCCGGAGCGGGCCCTCGCCCGCGCCGGGGCGATGGTGGAGGAGGGCGCGGACCTCCTGGACCTGGGCGGGGAGTCCACCCGCCCGGGCGCCGCGCCAGTCTCCCCCGCGGAGGAGCTGGCCCGGGTCCTGCCGGTGCTGCGGCTGCTCAGGAAGCACCTCTCCGTCCCCCTGTCGGTGGACACGCGCCGGGCGGAGGTCGCCCGCGCGGGGCTGGCGGAAGGCGCGGAGGTCGTCAACGACGTGTCCGCGCTGGCGGACCCCGGGATGGGAGAGGCGGTGGCGGATGCGGAGGCGGGGATCGTCCTGATGCACATGCGCGGCACGCCGCAGACGATGCAGCACGACCCCCGCTACGGGGATGTGGCCGCCGAGGTGAGCCAGGAGCTCGCCGACGCGCTGGAGCGCGCCCGCGCGGCGGGGATCGCGGACGAGCGGATCGTCCTGGACCCCGGGATCGGCTTCGCGAAGACGGCGGAGCACAACCTGGAGCTGCTCGCCCGCCTGGGCGAGCTCGCGCGCCTCGGCCGCCCCCTCCTCCTGGGCCCCTCCCGCAAGGCCTTCATCGGCACGATCCTGGGGGGCATCCCCGCGGAGGAGCGCGACGCCGGCACCGCCGCCGCCTGCGTGGCGGGGCTGCTGCAGGGCGCCCGCATCTTCCGCGTGCACGACGTGCGCACGACCCGGCACGCGCTGGACGTGGCCGAGGCGGTCCGCCGGGCCGCCCCCGTCCCCGTGGCGCCGTGA
- the hpt gene encoding hypoxanthine phosphoribosyltransferase, with amino-acid sequence MTEAELILARTGGRELHRIVYTPEDIATRVREMGAEITRAFPADEDLLVLGLLKGSFIFLSDLVREITRPLQVDFLVASSYGSGTTTSGELKLLYDPNADFTNRHVIIVEDIVDSGTTINRLVPLLNARGPRSLEMCALLHKHLAPNLVLEPRWVGFDAPHEFLIGYGLDHSENYRNLPFIGSLKQT; translated from the coding sequence ATGACTGAAGCCGAGCTGATCCTTGCCCGCACCGGCGGCCGTGAGCTCCACCGGATCGTGTACACCCCCGAGGACATCGCCACGCGGGTGCGGGAGATGGGGGCGGAGATCACCCGGGCCTTCCCCGCGGACGAGGATCTGCTGGTCCTCGGCCTGCTCAAGGGGTCCTTCATCTTCCTGAGCGACCTGGTCCGCGAGATCACCCGCCCGCTGCAGGTGGACTTCCTGGTGGCCTCCAGCTACGGGAGCGGCACCACCACCTCCGGCGAGCTCAAGCTCCTCTACGACCCCAACGCCGACTTCACGAACCGCCACGTCATCATCGTGGAGGACATCGTGGACAGCGGGACCACCATCAACCGGCTCGTCCCGCTGCTGAACGCGCGCGGCCCGCGCTCGCTGGAGATGTGCGCGCTGCTGCACAAGCACCTGGCCCCCAACCTGGTCCTGGAGCCCCGCTGGGTCGGCTTCGACGCCCCCCACGAGTTCCTGATCGGCTACGGTCTGGACCATTCCGAGAACTACCGGAACCTCCCGTTCATCGGGAGCCTGAAGCAAACCTGA
- the tilS gene encoding tRNA lysidine(34) synthetase TilS, which translates to MESGAGARRTGGDAPLEERFRAAGEALGLGAGARVLVALSGGADSVALLHLLRFHAPGPGLALHAAHLDHAMRPGSDADARWVAGLCAAWGVPLATERLERAPRSEEEARRARHAFLRRAALDAGDALIATAHHADDQAETVLFRVLRGTGIAGLAGMAPRGDGVLRPLLPFWRDELRAYARAAGLRWREDPTNRTLDPVRNRIRRRLLPLAERSVAPGARRSLVRLAELARAEEAAWSAVLEPLTGEAARREGAALVLARAPFRAYDSAVASRVLRNLLRQFGVVLDRTGTRLALQFITGSPSGRVLHLAGGLRLASEFDSVRVERAGEEPALPDLEVAIPADAPEGEGEARIGGRILRVAWSPASAPAGPAPGGGDAALFPADSLPLVVRGWRPGDRIRTPGGTRTLKKLFAERRVPRSVRHRTPIVADAAGRVLWVVGVERSRGLHPAEGQAAIFLSILDD; encoded by the coding sequence ATGGAGAGCGGCGCCGGTGCCCGACGCACGGGGGGAGACGCCCCCCTGGAGGAGCGCTTCCGCGCGGCCGGGGAGGCGCTGGGGCTCGGCGCCGGCGCGCGCGTCCTGGTGGCGCTCTCCGGCGGGGCCGATTCGGTGGCGCTCCTGCACCTGCTCCGCTTCCACGCTCCCGGCCCGGGGCTCGCCCTCCACGCGGCGCACCTGGACCACGCGATGCGCCCCGGGAGCGACGCGGACGCGCGCTGGGTGGCCGGCCTCTGCGCGGCCTGGGGGGTTCCGCTCGCCACCGAGCGGCTGGAGCGGGCGCCTCGCTCGGAGGAAGAGGCGCGCCGCGCCCGCCACGCCTTCCTGCGCCGCGCCGCCCTGGACGCGGGGGATGCGCTGATCGCGACCGCCCACCACGCCGACGACCAGGCGGAGACGGTGCTCTTCCGCGTCCTGCGGGGCACCGGGATCGCGGGGCTGGCGGGGATGGCGCCACGAGGAGACGGGGTGCTCCGGCCGCTCCTCCCGTTCTGGAGGGACGAGCTGCGCGCGTACGCCCGCGCCGCCGGGCTGCGCTGGCGGGAGGATCCCACCAACCGGACGCTGGACCCGGTCCGCAACCGGATCCGCCGCCGGCTCCTCCCGCTGGCGGAGCGCAGCGTGGCCCCGGGCGCCCGGCGCAGCCTGGTGCGGCTGGCGGAGCTGGCGCGCGCGGAGGAGGCCGCCTGGAGCGCGGTGCTGGAGCCGCTCACGGGGGAGGCGGCGCGGCGCGAGGGGGCGGCGCTCGTGCTTGCGAGGGCCCCGTTCCGGGCTTATGATTCGGCCGTAGCCTCCCGGGTCCTGCGAAATCTGCTGCGCCAGTTCGGGGTCGTCCTCGATCGGACGGGAACCCGGTTGGCGCTTCAGTTTATTACCGGCTCCCCCAGCGGGCGCGTGCTCCACCTCGCCGGGGGGCTGCGCCTGGCCTCGGAGTTCGACTCCGTGCGCGTGGAGCGGGCCGGCGAGGAGCCGGCGCTCCCGGACCTGGAGGTCGCGATCCCGGCGGACGCTCCGGAGGGAGAGGGGGAGGCCCGGATCGGAGGGCGGATCCTGCGTGTGGCGTGGAGCCCGGCCTCCGCCCCCGCGGGACCGGCGCCCGGGGGCGGGGACGCCGCACTGTTTCCCGCCGACAGCCTCCCGCTCGTGGTCCGGGGGTGGCGGCCGGGGGACCGGATCCGGACCCCGGGCGGGACCCGGACCCTGAAAAAGCTCTTCGCCGAGCGGCGCGTCCCGCGCTCCGTCCGCCACCGGACCCCCATCGTCGCGGATGCCGCGGGGAGGGTGCTCTGGGTGGTGGGCGTCGAGCGCTCCCGCGGCCTCCACCCCGCCGAAGGCCAGGCGGCAATCTTCCTTTCGATTCTCGATGACTGA
- a CDS encoding class I SAM-dependent methyltransferase encodes MPAIPCPVCDSPDFRVYSTKNRNRTVICRGCGLFYTNPLPEPEELRARVTESDMYTEDQLRKVDFFRRRAETLFDRVERLRPPGRVLDVGCAIGTELVVARERGWDGVGIELSGSSVRVARERGLEVRETPLEECGFPDGSFALVTLNHVLEHIPDPAPLLTEVRRILADDGLLFVAVPNVRSWIRYLRGEDYAWTFQDDHFLHFSTSTLPRLLRRHGFRVLEVETSRWRDFHQEPATRPLPFRAVNRAVERLGMGVEIFCLARPA; translated from the coding sequence CCGCGATCCCCTGCCCCGTCTGCGACAGCCCCGACTTCCGGGTCTACAGCACGAAGAACCGCAACCGCACCGTGATCTGCCGCGGATGCGGGCTGTTCTACACGAACCCGCTCCCCGAGCCGGAGGAGCTGCGGGCGCGGGTGACGGAGTCGGACATGTACACGGAGGACCAGCTCCGCAAGGTGGACTTCTTCCGGAGACGGGCGGAAACGCTCTTCGACCGGGTGGAGCGGCTCCGGCCGCCGGGGCGGGTGCTGGACGTGGGGTGCGCGATCGGCACCGAGCTGGTGGTGGCGCGCGAGCGGGGATGGGACGGCGTGGGGATCGAGCTGTCGGGGAGCTCCGTGCGCGTCGCGCGGGAGCGCGGGCTGGAGGTGCGGGAGACCCCGCTGGAGGAGTGCGGCTTCCCGGACGGAAGCTTCGCCCTGGTGACGCTGAACCACGTGCTGGAGCACATCCCCGACCCGGCCCCCCTCCTGACGGAGGTGCGGCGGATCCTGGCGGACGACGGGCTCCTGTTCGTGGCGGTGCCCAACGTGCGGTCGTGGATCCGCTACCTGCGCGGCGAGGACTATGCCTGGACCTTCCAGGACGACCACTTCCTCCACTTCTCCACCTCCACCCTGCCCCGCCTCCTCCGCCGCCACGGCTTCCGCGTGCTGGAGGTGGAGACATCCCGCTGGCGCGACTTCCACCAGGAGCCGGCGACCCGGCCGCTCCCGTTCCGGGCCGTAAACCGCGCCGTGGAGCGGCTGGGGATGGGCGTGGAGATCTTCTGCCTGGCGCGGCCGGCCTGA